In the Palaeococcus pacificus DY20341 genome, one interval contains:
- the lysS gene encoding lysine--tRNA ligase gives MVHWADYMVEKIIKEHGDKEEYVVESGITPSGYVHIGNFRELFTAYIVGHALRDRGKKVRHIHMWDDYDRFRKVPKNVPKEWAQYLTMPVSEVPDPWGCHESYAAHFMELFEREVEKLGIEVDFLRASELYKSGEYANEVRLALEKRSKIMEVLNKFRDIAKQPHLEEDWQPVQIYCPKCRKEANFVEWDGEWSVKYKCPHCGSEGETDIREGNVKLRWRVDWPMRWAHFDVDFEPAGKDHLAAGSSWDTGQEIVKKIFEKPGPLGLMYEFVGIKGQKGKMSGSKGNVILLSDLYEVLEPGVIRFLYASHRPNKELKIDLGLGLLNLYDEFDKVERIYFGLESAKSEEEAEELKRTYELAMPKVPQRLIAQAPFRFLVVLVQMPHLDEEGIIRTLQEQGHIPTELNGEDLERIKLRIRLARNWVEKYAPDMVKFSLLEELPQIEVEEKVKEALTEVAEWLENRESFTVDELNGVIFDAAKKRGIPSKAYFKTLYNLFIGKDRGPRLANFLASLDKEFVVKRLKLEA, from the coding sequence ATGGTGCATTGGGCAGATTATATGGTTGAGAAAATCATTAAGGAGCACGGCGACAAAGAAGAATACGTCGTTGAGAGCGGGATTACTCCAAGCGGATATGTTCACATAGGAAACTTTAGAGAACTCTTCACAGCTTACATTGTGGGTCACGCCCTTAGGGATAGGGGCAAAAAGGTGAGGCACATCCACATGTGGGACGACTATGATAGGTTTAGGAAAGTACCAAAGAACGTTCCAAAGGAGTGGGCTCAATATTTGACAATGCCTGTTAGTGAAGTCCCTGACCCATGGGGATGCCATGAGAGCTATGCAGCCCATTTTATGGAGCTCTTCGAGCGCGAAGTTGAAAAGCTCGGCATTGAAGTGGACTTCCTTAGAGCAAGCGAGCTCTATAAAAGTGGCGAATATGCAAATGAAGTTAGGCTCGCCCTTGAGAAGAGGAGCAAGATAATGGAAGTCCTAAACAAGTTCCGCGACATAGCTAAGCAGCCCCACTTGGAAGAGGACTGGCAACCTGTGCAAATTTATTGTCCAAAGTGTAGGAAGGAAGCAAATTTTGTTGAGTGGGACGGTGAGTGGAGCGTTAAGTATAAGTGCCCCCATTGCGGGAGCGAGGGCGAGACGGACATAAGGGAAGGCAACGTCAAGCTTAGGTGGCGTGTAGATTGGCCTATGCGTTGGGCTCACTTCGATGTTGATTTCGAGCCAGCTGGAAAAGACCATCTCGCCGCTGGAAGCTCTTGGGACACAGGTCAAGAGATAGTTAAAAAAATCTTCGAAAAGCCCGGGCCTTTAGGGCTTATGTATGAGTTCGTTGGAATTAAAGGACAAAAAGGAAAGATGAGCGGCTCAAAGGGTAACGTAATTTTATTGAGCGACCTCTATGAGGTCTTGGAGCCAGGAGTAATAAGGTTCCTCTACGCGAGCCACAGGCCCAATAAGGAGCTCAAGATTGATCTCGGTCTTGGCTTACTAAACCTCTACGACGAGTTCGACAAAGTGGAGAGGATCTACTTTGGCCTAGAAAGTGCAAAGAGCGAGGAAGAGGCAGAAGAACTAAAGAGGACTTACGAGCTCGCAATGCCAAAAGTTCCCCAGAGATTAATCGCCCAAGCGCCTTTCAGGTTCTTGGTGGTCTTAGTGCAGATGCCTCACTTGGATGAGGAAGGCATAATAAGGACGCTCCAAGAGCAAGGGCACATTCCAACTGAGCTGAATGGGGAGGACTTGGAGAGAATAAAGCTTAGGATAAGGTTGGCGAGGAACTGGGTTGAAAAGTACGCTCCAGACATGGTAAAGTTCTCGCTCTTGGAAGAACTTCCACAAATTGAGGTGGAGGAAAAGGTAAAGGAAGCTTTGACAGAGGTGGCAGAGTGGCTCGAGAACAGGGAAAGCTTTACCGTTGACGAGCTCAACGGAGTGATATTTGATGCTGCAAAGAAGAGAGGAATTCCAAGCAAAGCTTACTTCAAAACTTTATACAACCTCTTCATAGGTAAAGACAGGGGACCGAGGTTGGCGAACTTCTTAGCTTCGCTCGATAAGGAGTTCGTCGTTAAGAGGTTAAAGCTCGAAGCTTAA
- a CDS encoding NAD(P)/FAD-dependent oxidoreductase, whose protein sequence is MRLVVIGSGTAGSNFALFARKLDRKAEIIVIGKEKTMQYSPCALPFVLSGKIPKLDNIIVFPNEFYEKQKIQLMLDTEAKAIDREKKVVITDKGEVNYDKLILAVGSKAFVPPIKGVEADGVFTLKSMDDVKKIKAYIEEKKPKRAVVIGAGLIGLEGAVAFKELGLDVLVVELLPHLLPTMLDKDTASIVQKHLEEKDIEFKFGVGVGEIIGSPVKAVKIGEEEIEADLVLVATGVRANVELAKRAGLEVNRGIIVDEYLRTSDPDIYAIGDCAEVFDAVTGERMLSQLGTTAVRMAKVAAINALGGEEKFRPVFNTAITELFDLEIGTFGMTQERAKREGIDIVVGKFKGSTKPEYFPGGKPITVKAIFRKEDKRLIGAQIVGGERVWGRIMALSFAAQKGATVEDIAYGETAYAPPISPTIDPITVAAEMALRKFK, encoded by the coding sequence ATGAGGCTCGTTGTTATTGGTTCTGGTACAGCCGGGAGCAACTTTGCACTCTTCGCAAGAAAGCTCGATAGAAAAGCCGAAATTATTGTGATAGGAAAGGAAAAGACGATGCAGTACTCCCCATGCGCCCTGCCCTTCGTCCTGAGCGGAAAGATACCCAAACTTGATAATATAATCGTGTTTCCAAATGAGTTCTATGAGAAGCAAAAAATCCAGCTCATGCTCGATACGGAGGCTAAGGCCATCGACAGGGAGAAGAAGGTTGTCATAACCGATAAAGGGGAAGTAAACTACGATAAGCTCATTTTAGCCGTCGGCTCAAAAGCCTTCGTCCCACCGATTAAAGGTGTTGAAGCGGATGGAGTTTTCACGCTCAAGAGCATGGATGACGTTAAAAAAATTAAAGCTTACATAGAGGAGAAAAAACCAAAGAGAGCCGTTGTAATAGGTGCGGGATTGATTGGGCTTGAAGGTGCAGTTGCATTCAAGGAGCTTGGCTTGGATGTTCTCGTGGTTGAGTTGCTTCCACACCTGCTCCCGACGATGCTCGACAAGGATACAGCATCAATAGTGCAAAAGCACCTCGAGGAGAAGGACATTGAGTTCAAGTTCGGCGTCGGCGTTGGTGAGATAATTGGAAGTCCAGTAAAGGCCGTTAAAATCGGCGAGGAAGAAATTGAAGCAGATTTGGTTTTAGTGGCAACCGGCGTTAGGGCAAACGTTGAGCTGGCTAAGAGGGCGGGCCTTGAAGTTAATAGGGGCATCATTGTGGATGAGTACTTGAGGACGAGTGACCCTGATATTTATGCCATTGGTGACTGTGCTGAGGTTTTTGATGCCGTAACCGGGGAGAGAATGCTAAGCCAGCTCGGAACCACTGCCGTTAGGATGGCAAAGGTAGCGGCAATAAACGCTTTGGGAGGAGAGGAGAAGTTTAGGCCCGTATTTAACACAGCAATAACCGAGCTCTTCGACCTTGAAATAGGGACTTTTGGCATGACACAGGAGAGAGCTAAGAGAGAAGGCATTGACATAGTTGTCGGCAAGTTCAAAGGCTCAACCAAGCCCGAGTACTTCCCCGGAGGAAAGCCAATAACCGTGAAGGCCATCTTTAGAAAAGAGGACAAGCGCTTGATAGGAGCACAAATAGTAGGTGGAGAAAGAGTTTGGGGAAGGATAATGGCATTGAGCTTTGCTGCTCAAAAGGGCGCAACCGTTGAGGACATAGCCTACGGTGAAACTGCCTATGCTCCTCCAATAAGCCCAACAATTGATCCAATAACCGTTGCTGCAGAGATGGCGCTTAGGAAGTTTAAGTAA
- the htpX gene encoding zinc metalloprotease HtpX, which yields MGFGLWLRTGFLMAVMTGLLMGIGYLIGGTNVMFMAFLFALFMNFLSYWYSDKMVLAWYRARIVDEFEAPELYAIVRGLTQEAGLPMPRIAIIPTEVPNAFATGRNPNHAVVAVTQGLLRILNRDELEGVIAHELSHIKNRDILIQTIAATMAGAIMYLAYWARWIAIFGGYGGRDRDEGGNIIGALLIAILAPIAAALIQAAISRSREFLADETGAKISGKPWALASALEKIEYAVSRRPLRDGNPATAHMFIVNPFRGMSIATLFSTHPPTEKRIERLRKIAQEMGTYF from the coding sequence ATGGGATTCGGGCTCTGGCTCAGGACAGGCTTTTTAATGGCCGTAATGACGGGCCTCTTGATGGGGATAGGCTATTTAATCGGCGGAACAAATGTTATGTTTATGGCGTTCCTCTTTGCACTCTTCATGAACTTCCTAAGCTACTGGTACAGCGATAAAATGGTCTTAGCGTGGTATAGGGCCAGAATAGTGGATGAGTTTGAAGCTCCTGAGCTTTACGCTATTGTGAGGGGGTTGACTCAGGAGGCAGGCCTTCCAATGCCGAGAATAGCCATAATTCCAACGGAAGTCCCCAACGCTTTCGCAACCGGTAGAAACCCAAATCATGCTGTCGTTGCTGTTACTCAAGGTCTTTTGAGGATTTTAAATAGAGACGAGCTTGAAGGGGTTATAGCCCACGAGCTGAGCCACATTAAAAACAGGGACATACTAATTCAGACCATCGCGGCCACAATGGCGGGTGCAATAATGTACCTTGCCTATTGGGCGAGGTGGATTGCCATATTTGGAGGCTATGGTGGAAGGGATAGAGACGAGGGTGGAAACATTATAGGAGCTTTGCTGATTGCTATACTCGCTCCAATAGCCGCAGCTCTTATCCAAGCCGCAATAAGCCGCTCGAGGGAGTTTTTAGCTGATGAAACGGGAGCTAAGATAAGCGGAAAGCCATGGGCTCTCGCGAGTGCTCTTGAAAAGATTGAGTACGCCGTGTCAAGGAGGCCTCTAAGAGATGGTAACCCAGCAACAGCGCACATGTTCATAGTCAATCCATTTAGAGGAATGAGCATAGCAACGCTCTTTTCAACGCACCCACCAACGGAGAAGAGGATTGAGAGGCTTAGGAAGATAGCCCAAGAAATGGGCACATACTTCTGA
- a CDS encoding adenylate kinase family protein: MIIAVSGTPGVGKTTVSKLLAEKLGYEYVNIKDFAIARGMGEKVGEELELDIDELSRAVEEELKDRNVVLDSHLSHLLPADQVIILRAHPKIVGERLSERGYSKQKLSENVEAELVDVCLVEAIEKHENVIEVDTTSKTPAEVVDEILELLNKGIRKRIGIVDWSEVYDEVVPYLNLGGEE, encoded by the coding sequence ATGATAATAGCTGTAAGCGGCACCCCTGGCGTGGGAAAAACCACGGTAAGTAAACTTTTAGCTGAAAAGCTTGGCTATGAGTATGTAAACATAAAGGACTTTGCAATAGCCAGAGGCATGGGAGAAAAGGTAGGAGAGGAGCTTGAACTTGATATCGACGAGCTCTCACGTGCTGTCGAGGAAGAGCTCAAAGATAGAAATGTCGTTTTGGACAGCCATTTAAGTCATTTGCTTCCAGCTGACCAAGTTATAATCCTCAGAGCTCATCCAAAGATAGTTGGGGAGAGGCTCTCAGAGCGTGGTTATTCGAAGCAGAAACTTAGTGAGAACGTCGAAGCTGAGCTTGTGGATGTGTGCCTAGTGGAGGCCATTGAAAAACACGAAAACGTCATAGAGGTAGACACCACAAGCAAAACTCCAGCGGAAGTTGTGGACGAAATTTTAGAGCTTTTAAATAAGGGCATTCGGAAGAGAATTGGAATTGTTGACTGGAGTGAGGTTTATGATGAAGTAGTTCCATATTTAAATTTAGGAGGTGAGGAGTGA
- a CDS encoding methionine adenosyltransferase — protein MAEKRRNIVVEEIHKTPVEMQKVELVERKGIGHPDSIADGIAEAVSRALSREYIKRYGIILHHNTDQVEVVGGRAYPRFGGGEVIKPIYILLSGRAVELIDRELFPVHEVAIKAAKEYLRKAVRHLNIDEHVVIDSRIGQGSVDLVGVFNKAKENPIPLSNDTSFGVGFAPFSEVEKIVYETEKMLNSDEFKKKFPAVGEDIKVMGLRKGDEIDLTIAAAMVDSEVQNPQEYLEAKQAVYEAVEELVGKYTERKVNIYVNTADDPEKDIYYITVTGTSAEAGDDGSVGRGNRVNGLITPNRYMSMEAAAGKNPVSHVGKIYNLLANLIARDVAEQVEGVEEVYVRILSQIGKPIDEPLVASLQIIPKKGYTIEKIERPAYEIADEWLANIIRIREMILKDELNVF, from the coding sequence ATGGCGGAGAAGAGAAGGAATATAGTTGTTGAGGAGATTCATAAGACTCCGGTTGAGATGCAAAAGGTTGAACTCGTCGAAAGGAAGGGAATTGGACACCCAGATAGCATTGCGGATGGAATAGCCGAGGCCGTCAGCAGGGCATTGAGCAGAGAATACATCAAGAGGTACGGCATAATTTTGCACCACAACACAGATCAAGTTGAGGTTGTTGGAGGAAGGGCCTATCCAAGATTTGGTGGTGGAGAAGTAATAAAGCCCATTTACATACTTCTCTCAGGTAGAGCAGTTGAACTCATCGATAGAGAGCTTTTCCCTGTTCATGAGGTAGCAATAAAAGCTGCGAAGGAATACCTAAGGAAGGCTGTTAGACACCTCAACATAGATGAGCACGTCGTTATTGACTCAAGAATAGGCCAAGGTAGCGTTGACCTCGTTGGTGTTTTCAACAAGGCTAAGGAGAACCCAATCCCTCTATCAAACGACACCTCATTCGGTGTAGGCTTTGCTCCATTCAGCGAAGTTGAGAAGATAGTTTATGAGACAGAGAAGATGCTCAACAGCGATGAGTTTAAGAAGAAGTTCCCAGCCGTAGGTGAGGACATTAAGGTTATGGGTCTTAGAAAGGGCGATGAGATAGACCTCACGATAGCAGCTGCAATGGTTGACAGTGAAGTGCAAAACCCACAAGAATATTTAGAAGCTAAGCAGGCAGTTTATGAGGCCGTGGAAGAGCTTGTAGGCAAATACACGGAGAGAAAAGTTAACATTTACGTAAACACCGCTGATGATCCCGAGAAGGACATTTACTACATAACAGTCACAGGAACTTCAGCTGAGGCTGGAGATGATGGAAGCGTTGGAAGGGGCAACAGAGTAAACGGTTTGATCACTCCAAACAGATACATGAGTATGGAGGCTGCCGCTGGAAAGAACCCAGTTTCACACGTGGGTAAGATTTACAACCTCCTCGCTAATCTCATAGCTAGGGACGTTGCAGAGCAGGTAGAAGGCGTTGAAGAGGTTTATGTCAGAATTTTGAGCCAAATAGGAAAGCCAATTGACGAGCCATTAGTCGCAAGCCTGCAGATAATTCCAAAGAAGGGCTACACAATTGAGAAGATCGAGAGGCCAGCATACGAGATAGCAGACGAGTGGTTGGCCAACATTATAAGGATCAGAGAAATGATTCTAAAGGACGAGCTCAACGTCTTCTGA
- a CDS encoding CBS domain-containing protein: MVIFPRPIDPREIKKIRKELGITQEELAKKAGVTQAYIAKLENGKVDPRLSTFNKILEALLECKKGKIRAKNIMSSPIIGVKPYESVEKVIKLMNENNISQVPVIAGSKIVGGITEKLLVRKSLEFEDIYDRKVMEVMDEPFPIVNEEDDIELVKYLLEEHPAVIVQNKEGVPVGIITRSDLFTLKS; the protein is encoded by the coding sequence ATGGTAATATTTCCTAGACCGATAGATCCGCGGGAGATAAAGAAAATTAGAAAGGAATTAGGTATAACACAAGAAGAACTTGCCAAAAAAGCTGGAGTTACTCAGGCGTATATAGCGAAGCTTGAAAACGGAAAAGTTGATCCAAGACTTTCAACGTTTAACAAAATACTCGAAGCTTTATTGGAGTGCAAAAAAGGCAAAATCCGTGCAAAGAATATAATGTCTTCCCCCATAATTGGAGTTAAGCCCTATGAAAGCGTTGAGAAAGTTATAAAGCTGATGAACGAAAACAACATATCTCAAGTGCCTGTGATAGCGGGGAGCAAAATTGTAGGCGGAATAACCGAGAAATTGCTGGTCAGGAAGAGCTTGGAGTTTGAAGACATCTACGACCGGAAGGTTATGGAAGTCATGGACGAGCCTTTTCCAATAGTGAACGAAGAAGACGATATTGAGCTTGTTAAGTACCTCTTAGAGGAGCATCCCGCAGTTATAGTCCAAAATAAAGAGGGCGTCCCAGTTGGCATCATAACACGCTCGGACTTGTTCACGCTTAAAAGCTGA
- a CDS encoding MBL fold metallo-hydrolase, translating into MALRELGDGLYLYPGSPSTMIKVHEGKAVLIDVGHGSGRHKDLKREVKKLGVEIEALMATHGHADHISVVPKLEKPLFIHRFEFSVAESPLNRELLTFGSKAPKGFLVYQFPQEVKAHVIFEWDDELFGLRTIKLDGHSPGMTGFLDKDNGVLYAGDSFFGEKIIQAVGAPYLIDPELFKASIKELHNYANKGFTIIPSHGRMVRGGEALEVLDFNLKRVEEIEEKILELLEKPMSISELSYSLAKAFDAKITPQTLALNQVPIRAFIAELYNRELIEAVIEKDLKWKVRG; encoded by the coding sequence ATGGCATTAAGAGAGCTTGGTGATGGTTTATACCTTTACCCCGGAAGCCCATCAACAATGATTAAAGTCCACGAAGGAAAAGCTGTTCTCATTGATGTTGGGCACGGGAGTGGGCGGCATAAAGACCTAAAGAGAGAGGTTAAAAAGCTCGGGGTTGAAATTGAGGCGTTAATGGCAACTCACGGCCACGCTGATCATATAAGCGTCGTGCCGAAGCTTGAAAAGCCCCTGTTTATACACCGCTTTGAGTTCTCCGTTGCGGAAAGTCCTTTAAACCGGGAACTTTTGACTTTTGGTTCCAAGGCTCCAAAGGGCTTCCTTGTTTACCAGTTCCCTCAGGAGGTTAAGGCCCATGTCATTTTTGAGTGGGACGATGAGCTCTTTGGTTTGAGAACAATCAAGCTGGACGGCCACTCTCCGGGAATGACAGGGTTTTTAGATAAAGACAATGGGGTTCTATACGCTGGAGACAGCTTTTTCGGTGAAAAGATTATCCAAGCTGTTGGCGCTCCATACCTAATTGACCCAGAATTATTCAAAGCTTCAATTAAAGAATTACATAATTATGCAAATAAAGGCTTCACCATAATACCCTCGCATGGTCGAATGGTGAGAGGGGGAGAGGCCTTAGAGGTGCTCGACTTCAATTTAAAGCGCGTAGAGGAGATAGAGGAGAAAATTTTGGAGCTTTTAGAAAAGCCGATGAGCATAAGCGAACTATCTTATAGCCTAGCAAAGGCTTTCGACGCAAAAATAACTCCACAAACTCTGGCTTTGAACCAAGTGCCTATTAGGGCATTTATAGCAGAGCTTTACAATAGGGAGTTAATTGAAGCGGTAATAGAGAAGGACTTAAAGTGGAAGGTTAGAGGATGA
- the cas4 gene encoding CRISPR-associated protein Cas4 — translation MADELLEFYASEALMCPRRIYYRLKGYPQRWPINVKIRLEQGVRIHNLLGNILKKRFNYELEKHMVLKAPRLGFEIHGRIDAFKGHPIEIKGKTSVPREPYDYHLAQLNIYMRWANAEWGYLYYVRLGNEKERLRKIDFSRFPLVEGVGFRAFEIPYDKKLFHETLRQFYKIKKHYEKDKPPKGWDNFMCKYCPYRYLCQPEDYADGFF, via the coding sequence ATGGCCGATGAGCTATTGGAGTTTTACGCGAGTGAGGCTTTGATGTGCCCTCGAAGGATATACTATCGCCTCAAAGGCTACCCGCAGAGGTGGCCGATAAATGTTAAAATTAGGCTTGAGCAGGGGGTTAGAATTCACAACCTCTTGGGGAACATACTCAAAAAGCGCTTCAATTACGAGCTTGAGAAGCACATGGTTCTTAAAGCTCCGCGCTTGGGCTTTGAAATCCACGGGAGGATAGATGCATTTAAAGGCCACCCAATCGAAATCAAAGGAAAGACGAGTGTGCCAAGAGAACCATATGACTACCACTTGGCCCAGCTCAACATATACATGCGCTGGGCAAATGCAGAGTGGGGCTACTTGTATTACGTCAGGTTGGGCAATGAGAAGGAGCGCTTAAGGAAGATAGACTTCTCGCGCTTCCCGCTCGTTGAAGGTGTAGGCTTCAGGGCTTTTGAAATCCCCTACGATAAAAAGCTCTTCCACGAGACGCTCAGGCAGTTCTACAAAATTAAAAAGCACTACGAAAAGGACAAGCCCCCTAAGGGGTGGGACAACTTCATGTGTAAATACTGCCCCTACCGCTACCTGTGTCAGCCGGAGGACTATGCAGACGGCTTCTTTTGA
- a CDS encoding DNA double-strand break repair nuclease NurA: MPRISESHLKEVRKYLDSQLDKIKLLKELVAKEYRWQDFPQPKKVNVYAVDGSRMIKRLSGAIVYAVSSVAIGKDLLQWHEIGLVSPYKHVDERIRLHMQTLENRIGAMTREIKGAELILMDGTLSGSIARPPAYVDTTIKEIYKENKIEMMDLVRAFLDMLDDEWTQWKKDLEAEGLINYSTVIARKNDIFDLIKERSLDAEFVDGIKENPSYSEDVIIFLEYLEYLHSLDRLFAGNVASIAKTFYTDDLVKSAIEKQSANGTGDNRTTKNKPAPMLDVPIIDAISKERGYIRFNYSKSRKWSLPEVIKEVAEKHGHLKNIVSLFSEREIYERGKIKKVTVLNIQPFYVRFVNGGVIYLLEIPKLGKNKELEMLSYLLSAAEDEYVIPLEYAHHTVVIKKQEFDTYVDSLISALVGEDEKYLSFLRYGREPLE; this comes from the coding sequence TTGCCGCGTATTAGCGAGAGCCACTTGAAGGAGGTCAGGAAGTACCTCGACTCACAGCTCGATAAGATAAAGCTCCTAAAGGAGCTCGTGGCAAAGGAGTACCGTTGGCAAGATTTCCCACAGCCAAAGAAGGTCAATGTTTACGCAGTTGATGGCAGCAGGATGATAAAGCGCTTAAGTGGAGCTATAGTTTATGCAGTCTCTTCGGTTGCGATAGGTAAGGATTTACTGCAATGGCACGAAATAGGGTTAGTCTCTCCTTATAAGCATGTGGATGAGAGGATTAGACTTCACATGCAGACCCTTGAAAATAGAATCGGCGCGATGACGAGGGAGATCAAGGGAGCGGAGCTCATTTTGATGGACGGAACTTTAAGTGGCTCAATAGCAAGGCCTCCTGCTTATGTGGATACTACAATCAAGGAAATCTACAAAGAAAATAAGATAGAAATGATGGACTTGGTCAGGGCTTTTTTAGATATGCTTGATGATGAATGGACACAATGGAAAAAGGATTTAGAAGCAGAAGGGCTGATTAACTACTCTACAGTAATAGCACGGAAAAATGATATCTTTGATTTAATAAAAGAGCGCAGTTTGGATGCTGAATTTGTGGATGGAATTAAAGAGAACCCATCGTACAGTGAGGATGTAATAATCTTTCTTGAATATCTCGAATATTTGCACTCTCTCGACAGGCTTTTTGCTGGGAATGTGGCATCCATAGCAAAGACGTTCTACACAGATGACTTGGTGAAATCCGCCATTGAAAAGCAGTCAGCAAACGGCACGGGGGATAACAGGACTACAAAGAACAAGCCTGCTCCCATGCTTGATGTTCCAATAATCGACGCAATTTCAAAAGAAAGAGGATACATACGGTTTAACTACTCTAAATCGCGAAAATGGTCTCTTCCGGAGGTTATAAAAGAAGTTGCAGAAAAACATGGCCATCTAAAAAATATAGTGTCGTTATTTTCAGAGAGGGAAATCTACGAGAGGGGAAAAATAAAAAAGGTGACGGTCTTAAACATACAGCCGTTCTATGTTAGATTTGTTAATGGGGGCGTGATATATCTCCTTGAAATCCCAAAGCTCGGGAAAAATAAGGAGTTAGAGATGCTCTCTTACCTGTTGTCTGCAGCGGAAGACGAATATGTAATCCCTCTCGAATACGCGCACCATACCGTAGTTATTAAAAAGCAGGAGTTCGATACCTATGTGGATTCTCTCATAAGTGCCCTCGTTGGCGAGGATGAAAAGTACCTCAGCTTCCTCAGATACGGTAGAGAACCCTTGGAGTGA